Proteins encoded by one window of Vigna radiata var. radiata cultivar VC1973A chromosome 5, Vradiata_ver6, whole genome shotgun sequence:
- the LOC106762763 gene encoding coiled-coil domain-containing protein 124, with protein MPKKMGVNTKAEAARARKSAAETERKEKETRQKEDQYWQDAEGSKSRAAKKKEEEAEKRAEAAARRAEARRLAEQEEKELEKAMKKVDKKANRVSIPVPKVTEVELRRRREEEQAEAERKAEEVKKRQSRTAAEDEYERMVLVSNTNRDDSIIEARSLDDAIAQMTIADNLPPDRHPERRLKASFKAFEEAELPKLKEEKPGLTHNQYKDLIWKLWKKSPDNPLNQVAE; from the exons ATGCCGAAGAAGATGGGGGTGAACACCAAGGCGGAGGCAGCGAGGGCGCGTAAGAGCGCGGCGGAAACGGAGCGCAAGGAGAAGGAGACTCGACAAAAGGAGGATCAGTACTGGCAAGATGCCGAGGGCTCCAAGTCACGAGCCGCAaagaagaaggaggaagagGCCGAAAAGAGGGCCGAAGCAGCCGCACGTCGGGCGGAGGCGCGTAGGTTGGCGGAGCAGGAGGAGAAGGAGCTGGAGAAGGCGATGAAAAAGGTGGACAAGAAGGCGAACCGGGTATCGATACCCGTGCCGAAGGTGACGGAGGTGGAGCTGAGGCGGCGGCGGGAAGAGGAGCAGGCGGAGGCTGAGAGGAAGGCGGAGGAGGTGAAGAAGCGGCAGAGTCGCACTGCTGCAGAGGATGAGTACGAGAGAATGGTTCTGGTGTCCAACACTAATCGCGACGATTCTATCATCGAAGCGAGATCTTTGGATGATGCCATCGCTCAGATGACCATCGCCGACAACTTGCCCCCCGATCGCCATCCCGAGAGGCGCCTCAAGGCCTCCTTCAAg GCATTCGAAGAAGCCGAACTTCCTAAGCTGAAAGAAGAGAAACCGGGTCTTACTCATAATCAGTACAAGGACTTGATATGGAAGCTATGGAAGAAATCTCCTGACAATCCTCTTAATCAA GTTGCAGAGTGA